The Neodiprion pinetum isolate iyNeoPine1 chromosome 5, iyNeoPine1.2, whole genome shotgun sequence genome segment ACAAATTGCGAAACCCTCTATCCAGTTCATACACGTAATATTTAACACTCTAAATTTTGAACGAATCATCTAACTGGATTAATCGGAGCCTCTCGAACTCGTAAAGCTTTCGGTTACAGAAATGTTAgtaaattttcagattttatttttgcaattattcAATAATCCTCCAATAGCGTTTACTCTAATTTCCAAAATACACAACACGCCAAGGGATACATTGAGTAACAATATTGATTAGATACAGTGAAAAaaggattttaaaaattaagaaagtaTCAAGACACGGTTAAATGTTTTTCGATAATCATCGCATGTTCGGTGTATTTTTCGGTTCAACGTTTCCCAACTGCTTGAATTGGCCCTTCAAAAGCTTCCACTGAGTCCAAAGTTCCGTACTGACGCCAAACTCCTTGCAGGTTTGCTCAAAGGCTGGTTGGCATAGGTGAAGATAGGCATGATCCACGGTAGGTAGTAGATGATGCAAAGTGTGAGACCCATAGTGGGTCAGGATAAGAAATATGGAAGGCTCGATCTCGACACGGTCACGGACCGCGTCTAGCTGGGCAAGGCCCCAATCGGTATCCTCGCGACGGGCGTCCCCGTCGTGATAGATGTCCGGATGATGATGAGCCGCATTCAATCCAACCAGACTAAAGTGGCAGCTGGCAATAAAGATGACCTTCGCCCAGGTGATAAAAGCGGTCAGCGGAGGTGCGACGAAGCACATCAATGTCGGGATCAGAAAGGGTACCGCGTCTCTTAGCTCGGGTTCGCCAAACTCCCAAAAGACAGAATAGATCCTGTGTGAAAAGGGATAATGAGAATAATCAGACGGGGATCCGAATTAACTTACCGATACCCACCTTTTGATcgcgtgtataaaatatgtcAGACTGTAAACGAGAGGAGAATAGAGCCATGCAAAATTCCGTGGTATCAGTCCTTTATCTTTGCGAGGTAGCAGGTGAAAGATGGGCTCAAACATTATTATCTCCAAGTCCAGGAGCGTATTTGTGTAAAGATGGTGACTTAGAGCGTGAAAGATCCGCCATTCCTTGGAGGACATTGGGCTCAAATCCATGTACCACATGCGGTAGTTGTCCCTCTGATGCATGTAATTGTGCCCCGCATTCAAAGTCCAGGTCAAGAATATTCCTACAGAAGATTAACAGAGACTTTACTTTGTCTTGGGTGAGAAAGAGGGATGAATCCGAATCCAAAATGAATTCCAAATCAATATCAAGGTAACCAATTCGTTACCGCTCGCCACGATTGTGATCCAAGATTGGGTCGCTGCAGCCATCGTACAGAGGAGTAACGTGGTGGCGAAGAGAAAATCTGCAATAAGATTCGAGGTCTTCGTTGGCCTATGAAAGTCGACATCCTTTAGGGCTTCCCTGGCACGTTCTTTGAATATTCGATAGAAACCATCGGGCTTGAAGGTGAAAGGACAGGACCTCGGGGTGGTCGCTTCTCGGACGTAGAACTCTGGCAGCAGACGTTCAGCAAGAAGCGTTACATGATGTGCCTGTGACAAGAATGGAATAGATGTAAAAATTGCAAGGTTTGAGAATTCAAGGAACGAACGGAATGTCTCAAGGCCAAAGAACACCTCGAATGCCTCCGTGATGTCGGTCCCCTGGGTGAGCGTTATCCACTCGGAACCGCCCGGATGGTTTCTTGCCCATCCGTCGAGGTCGTAGAGTTTATCACCGATCCGCCATAGTCCTTCGGCTCCATCGTCCAGTCGCTTTCCTTTCAGCCAGCCTGCCCCAGTCTTTAATCCGGCGCCACGTTCACTTGGGTACTTTAACCCGATGAGGGTGCTCTCCATCTTTTTTGCCGTCATTTTCGTTGCTGGTAACGTTGTACTTTGaacacaatttaaaaaatgtaccaGTGTCGAGTCTCGTTGAAAGCCAAACTGTAATGAGGGCAGCTTACAAATTCCTTCACCAAATATTTGCGCGTATTTCGTGACAAACAAGTCAGCTGACGTATACCTGACTGATTGACAATAATGGCCGAacactgaaaatttcaattctttacgATTTATAAAGCTTCGACTACTACCAACAAAATAGTGGTGTTATTATCACTTGTATGTAGATGCAGCAATCAATAATTGAAAGGGGAGTCAATAATTGTGACTGTGGTTTCATCAATCATTCTCAGATGATAAGTAGCTACGTTATTAACTATTATCACGGTTCTCAGTTATGAACAAGAAATATGTTAAAGAGTCGAAATAAATTGCTGTATATCACATGTCAAAAacttatcgttgaaatgacTGTCATCTgtagtttataaaaattgcaaactcTGTTCTGTCCTTATTTACGAGGTAGTTTCGAGAATGGTaacttttttaattgaattagcATCTGGTAAATGTAATTTTACAATTCTGATGTCTTCTGTATCGATCGTCTTGACTCCTGCTAAATGTAAGATAGCCTGTTCTATCATGCCGCAACCGACACGTTCCATTCAATCTCCttgcttgaaattttaatgATGTTGGTAATATGTTTGATGGGAATTACATTACGGTTGCATAAACTGAAATAACTTCTTTGGCAAAACGTCGTGCTTGAAGATAGACCAGCATTGTAGAGGGTCTATGCCACGGGGAAATTTCATGAAACAATCTGTGTTTTATACTGGCATGAAGAAGAGTATTTAAACATCGTTGAAtagttttgttttcatttctatcAGAAATGATAATCACAGAAACTACATGTAATCAAATTTACACATACTACCATATTTTATCCTGTTGTATCCGCTTCAACTTTGTTTCAAACGaacaaagataaaaattgagcaaattatttttccctaaACTACCAAGATATGAAGTAGAGAAATTGCATGAAACTTTCCTATTGATCGCAATTTGGATTCGTAACTCTAGAATGCACGTTTCTCTAAAAGACCTGTTTACATGTCATGCGTCGTTTCGATTTTATTCTCTTAAGCATATATCAAAGTATAATATGATGAAACATAGATAATTATCTAGTATTGGGCGTCTTCTTCGGCTCGGTATTTTGTAGCTGCATGAATTGGCCCTTGAAGAGATTCCACTGAGTCCATAGATCGGTATTAACGCCAAACTCTTTGCAGGTTTGCTCGAAGGCAGGTTCGCAGAGGTGTAAGTAAGAATGATCGACGGTTGGTAGAAGGTGGTGGAGGGTGTGCCATCCGAGGTGGGTCAATACGAGAAAAGGGGAAGACTGGATTTCGACGCGATCCCGGACTGCGTCTATTTGAGCCAGGCCCCAGTCTAAATCCTCGCGATGGACATCTCCATCGTGATAGATGTCAGGGTGATGGTGAGCAGCGTTTACACCGATCAAGCCGAAATGAAAACTGGATATAACGATAACCTTCATCCAAGTAACCAGCGCGAGACTCGGCGGTGCCACTGAACACATCAAGGCTGGGATCAGAAACGGTGTTAAATCCCTGTAATCTAAGGTGCACCACTCAAAAGCCAGACTGTAGATTCTGTAACGAGAAAATGTAGTTATTCAGTCAGTATTCGAATTGATTCTGTCATATTTGTGATACTGTCGGATCAGTCAAGAAACTCGTAAGGCTGCCCCAACCTTTTGACTCCGCTCACGAAATAGACTATGGCGTAAACTAAGGGACTATAAAGCCAGGACAAACGACGAGTGATGAACCCCTTTTCGTGAGGTACGTAATCGAATAAGGGCTCGAATGCAGAGAGTTCGAAGTCCAAAATTGTGTTGGCGTAAAGATGATGGCTCAGACAATGGGTTATTCGCCATTCCTTCGAGGAAAGAAAACTCAGATCCATGTAGGCCATGCGAAACGAATCTCTCAGGTGTATGTAATTGTGCCCCGCTATCAAGGTCAACGTAAGGAAAATCGCTGAAATTAATAGCGTGGAATTAGGTTCTGTCacaagaaaataattacagtTTCATCGAACCATTCTATTACCAGCGGCGATAATCGCAGCCCATAATTGCGTGGCTGAGGCCGTTACGCAAAGAGCTAACGTCCCAGCGCAAAGGGAGTCAATTATGAAATTGGACAACTTCGCTGGCTTGTGGAAGTCGACACCCTTCAGGGCTTCTCTGGCGCGGCTTTTAAACACTCTATAGAAACCGTCTGGTTTGAAGGTCAACGGACTGGATCTGGGAGTGGTAGCGTCCCGGACGTAAAACTTTGGCAGGAGTTGTTCGGCAAACGAAGTAATGTGGTGGGCCTGCAGCAGAGAAAATTCAATGTTCGATTGTTCGCCCGTTGCCCATTAGCCGGTAAAAAATGACTGGTACCTCAAACGCTTCCGTGATATCGGTTCCCTTAGAGAGGGTCAGCCACTCGGCGCCACCAGGATGATTCCCAATCCATTGAGCCAGGTCGTAGAGCTTGTCACCGACCCGCCACAGTCCTTCGATTCCGTCGTCCTTCCTCTTACCGTCCAGCCAGCTTGCACCAGTTTTCCAAGCTTTATCGCGAAAGCTCGGATACTTCAACCCAATCAGGGTGCTCTCCTTCCTTTCCTTTGCCCCCATTCCAGCGATTAATCCTGATAGCAAAGTTTGAAATCATTTTACAAAGCAATAAAAATCTACGTCTGAAACAAACAGCAGATGATTAATTCATATCAGACTCACCAAATTCAATCACCCTATAGTATGATAATTTGCCAACTTGCCTATGTTCCCTATTTGACTACTCAACGGACTGAagcgaaatgaaaaagtttcaataTCTTTGGGatataaagtaaaattttagAGTCATGTTACATGAATAAATGCGAATTGGATGCTAAAGAATATATGTAAGTGATTATGTATAACGCGAGTAGCTTTATCAGTTATGTGAGTTCGGTGAAGTGGAGGGAGGAGCAGTTGGGCAACACCGAGTACTGTAAACACTTGATACTTGCGTAATTGCATGGGGGTTTGATAACTTCAACATACCTCCACTGTTTGGTCAAAATACGTAATAAAATTGCAACTTATAAAGCAATCTATcaaaggtataatataatatgcagAGGGTAATGATGCCGTGAAACAAATAGAATTAAATCATTTTCCAGAAGCAAGCGTTGGGAGCAAGCTGCCATCATCTCCTTTCGTGATATTTCACTGACATCTTGATACCCCCGATAGCCTTGTGCAACCACGTTGATACTTTCCAGACAGTACGAAAGCGTACAGTGTGCTATCCTAAAATGTTGACAGACTCATCATATAGTTTATAAGATTGCAATCAACCCTCCGTTGGCTACCTGAAATGAATTCGTCCGCTCGTACTCTCTCTGAAATGGTCACTTGGCTCGatttattactatttattaatttttatttattgcatgactaaatattttactattataaatattagaaTATCAATTGTTCGAATGCAGCTATCTGCATGTCTTGGACAGTTTTGGTGAATAGATGGTGACTCAGTCCGCGGTTGATTCTCCATTCTCTTGAGGTCTGTAATAGCAGGTCCATAAAGTACATACGAAAGAAATCTCCCTGATGCATGAAATTGTTACCGGTTATCGAAGTCCAGGTGAGAAGAACCCCTGAGAAACGAGGCTATGGTCAGAAAAAGCAAAGTGATTTTAATTATACTTACTTACATACAGGGCTATTACCTTGATGCGCCACTTAGGAGTGCTTGATTATAGACAATTCAGGGTACACATACAGTCTGTTCGGAGCTCCTCGTCATATAAGAATTTCTATTCCATGTCTTCGTTGGATTGTGAAAGTCGACATACTTTTGGGCTTCCCTGGCACGTTCTTCGAATATTCGATAAAAGCCATCGGATTTGAAGGTGAAAGGACAGGATCTCGGGGTGGTCGCTTCTTGGACGTAGAACACTGGCAGCAGACGTTCAGCAAGAAGCGTTACATGATGTGCCTGTGACAAGAATTGAATAGATGTGAAAATTGCAAGGTTTGAGAATTCAAGTAACGAACGGAATGGCTCAAGGTCAGAGAACACCTCGAATGCCTCCGTGATGTCGGTCCCCTGGATGAGCGTTATCCACTCGGAACCGCCCGGATGGTTTGTTGCCCATCCATCGAGGTCATAGATTTCATCACCGATCCGCCATAGTCCTTCAGCTCCATCGCCTTGTCGCTTTTCCTTTTAATTCTGTGTCCCGTTCACTTGAATACTTCAACCCGATGAGTGCACTCTCCATCTTTTTTACTCGCATTTTCGTTGTTTGTAACATTGTACTTTGAACACTGTTCAAAAAAAAGTACCGCTGTCGAGTCTCGTTGAAAGTCAAGCTGTAATGAGGGCAGCTTACAAATTCCTTACAATTAGTTCTGGCGTTATTATCACTTGTACGTAGATAGGGCACTGAATAGCTGAAACGGAAGCCAATAATTGCAACCATGTTTTTATCAAACGTTCTAGTATAACAAGTAGTTACGTCAATAACGATTATCACGCTTCTCGCGCAATCAGTTATAAACAAGCAATATGTTAGAGAGCCGAATTAAATTACTGTACATCACATGTCAAAAACTTATCAATAAGATTAAGGTTACCTATAGTTTACaaaaattgcataatttgTTCTGTTCTTATTTACGAGGTAGtttcaaaaacgaaaacttttttttataaactagCTACtggtaattgtaattttacattCCTGCTGTCTTCTGTGTCGGTCATCTTGACTCCTGCTAAATTTAAGATAACCGGTTCTGTCAAGCCGCAACCAAAACCTTTCATTTAATCTCGTCATTTCACATTTTAATGATACTGGTAAGATGTTTGATGGGAATTGCAATACCGTTGCATAAACTGAAATAACTTCTTTGGCTAAACATCGTGTTTCTAGAAAGACGAGGATTGTGCAGGGTCTCTAGCAATAGGGAAGTTTCGTGAAAAGAATCTGCTTTTTACACTAGCATGAAGCAGTGGATTTCAAAAATGATggaatcatattttttatttgcactAGAAATGATCATCACAAAAGCTACATAAAATGCATGGAACTTTCCTATTGATCGTATTTTGGATTCGTCACTCTAGAATACATGTTTACGAGTCACGCGACGTTTCGATTTTATTCTCTTAAGCATATGtcaaggtataatataataaaacatATAAAATTATCTGGTATTGGGCGTTTTCTTCGGCTCTGTGTGTTGTAACTGCATGAATTGGCCCTTGAAGAGTTTCCACTGAGTCCATAGTTCGGTGTTAACGCCAAACTCTTTGCAGGTTTGCTCAAAGGCGGGTTCGCAGAGGTGTAAGTAAGAATGATCGACGGTTGGTAGAAGGTGGTGGAGGGTGTGCGACCCAAAATGGGTTATTATGAGAAAACGGGAAGGCTCGATTTCAACGCGATCCCGGACTGCGTCTATTTGAGCCAGGCCCCAGTCTAAATCCTCGCGATGGACATCTCCATCGTGATAGATGTCAGGGTGATGGTGAGCAGCGTTTGCTCCAATCAAGACGAAATAGAAACTGGATATAGCGATGACCTTCATCCAGGCAGCGAGGGCGAGACTCGGCGATGCCACTGAACACATCAGGGCTGGGATCAGAAACGGTGTTAAATCCCTGTAATCTAAGGTGCCCCACTCAAAAGCCAGACTGTAGATTCTGTAACGAAGAAAACGTGGTTATTCAGTCAGTATTCGAATTGATTCTGTCATATTTGTGATACTGTCGGATCAGTCAAGAAACTCGTAAGGCTGTCCCAACCTTTTGACCCCGTTCATGAAATAGACTCCGGCGTAAACTGAGGGAGTATAAAGCCAGGACAAACGACGAGTGATGAACCCCTTTTCGTGAGGTACGTAATCAAAGAAGGGCTCGAACATCGAGAGTTCGAAGTCCAAAATGGAGTTGGCGTAAAGATGATGGCTCAGACAATGGGTTATTCGCCATTCCTTCGAGGAAAGAAGACTCAGATCCATGTAGgccatacgaaacgaatctctCAGGTGCATGTAGTTGTGCCCTGCTACCGCGGTCCACGTAAGGAAAATCGCTGGAATTGATAGAGTAGAATTATGTTCTGTATCAAGAAAATAATTGCAGTCTCATCGAACCATTCTATTACCAGCAGCGAAAATCGCAGCCCATGATTGCGTGGCTGAGGCCGTTACGCAAAGAGCTAACGTCCCAACGCAAAGGGAGTCGCTCATCAAATTGGACAACTTCGCTGGCTTGTGGAAATCGACACCCTTCAGAGCTTCTCTGACGCGGCTTTTAAACACTCTATAGAAACCGTCAGGTTTGAAGGTCAACGGACTGGATCTGGGAGTGGTAGCGTCCCGGACGTAAAACTTTGGCAGGAGTTGTTCGGCAAACGAAGTAATGTGGTGGGCCTGCAGCAGAGAAAATTCAATGTTCGATTGTTCGCCCGTTGCCCATTAGCCGGTAAAAAATGACTGGTACCTCAAACGCCTCCGTGATGTCGGTTCCCTTAGTGAGGGTCAGCCACTCTGCGCCACCAGGATGATTCCCAACCCATTGAGCCAGGTCGTAGAGCTTGTCACCGACCCGCCACAGTCCTTCGATTCCGTCGTCCTTCCTCTTACCGTCCAGCCAGCTTGCACCAGTTTTCCAAGCTTTATCGCGAAAGCTCGGATACTTCAACCCAATCAGGGTGCTCTCCTTCTTTTCCTTCGGCCCCATTCCAGTAGTTAATCCTTAtagaaaagtttgaaatttttttaccaagtATTAAAAATCTACCTTTGAAACAGTTGCAAACAAGTAATTTATATTAGACTTACCAATTCGATCACCTTGTGGTATGATGATTTGCGAATCTACCTATGTTCCGTATTTGACTACTCAGTTCGATGGACCGAagcgaaatgaaaaagtttcaatGCTTCTAAGATATAAAGTAAAGTGTTAGAGTTGTATTACATAAGTAAATGCGAATTGCATGCTCAAAAAATACGCAAGCGATTATGTATAACGCGAGTAGCTTTATCAGTTATATGCGTTCGATAAAGTGGAGGGGAGGGGCAGTTGGGCAACACCGAGTACTGTAAACACTTGATACTCGAGTAATTGCGTAATAGTTTTATACTTTCAGCATACTACCAGTGTTTGATCAAAACGCGCAATAAAATCGCAACTTATAAAGCAATAAACtaaaggtataatataatgtgcATAGGGAAATGATGATGCCGTGGAATAAATAGAATTAAATCGTTTTCCAGCAGCAAACGTTGGAAGCAAGCTGCAATCATCTCCTTTCGTGATATTTCACTGACATCTTGACACCCCCGATAGCCTTGTTCACTTACGTTGATACTTGCCAGACGGTGCGAAAGCGTAAAGTGTTCTAACATTTTTTCCGGCTTATCATACAATTTATCACATTGCATTTAAATATCACAAGCAAGATAATTTAAAACTATAACGCCGAACATATGCTcgagaaaattcgaaaacgttgttttattttaaattcctATAACATATTTACCGTTTTTCCTCGATCCAACTTCTGACAAACGAAAAAACGCTGTATACAAAAGCTTAGAAGTTTCTCGCGGAATATTCTACTTATAAATCATCAAAAGGTACCGAGTAGTTATGACGACACAGTGCTGTGAATCATCTAGTATTCGCAGTCTTCTTCGGCGCATTGTTTACAAGCTGGAGAAATTGGCCCTTGACGTGGTCCCACTGCGACCAAAGTTCCGTACTAATGCCAAACTCTTTACAAGTTTCCGCGAACGCAGGTTCGCAGAGATAAAGATAGGCGTGGTCGACGGACGGAAGGAGGTGGTGGAGGCTGTGGGATCCGAAGCTGGTCAGGACCAAAAATATCGACGTGTCTATTTCGGCCCGGTCTCGGACGGCGTCCAACTCCGCCAGGCCCCAGTCCATGTCCTCACGATGAACGTCTCCGTCGTGGAAGATATCCGGGTGATGATGAGCCGCGCTGACTCCAACAGCGGTAAAGTGGAAGCTGGCCACCGCGATCACTTTCACCCAGGTCCATAAGGCGACGGCTGGAGGTGCCACGACGCACATCGCCGCTGGTATCAGGAAAGGGACGGCGTCCCTGACCTCGGGTCCGTTCCACTCCCAGAATGTCGAGTATATCCTGTTCGCCATGAATTatcggatcagaaaaaagtgcGGGAGAACCGCTTTGCGCTTAAGCTTTTATATTGTTAGCCGAACAAACCTTTTCAGTCCCTCCTCGAAGATCATTAGAGTGTATACAGGGGGCGAAATTATCCAAGATACGAAGCGTGTAAACGGTCCCTTGTCGGGCCGAGGAAGCCACGAGAGGAACGGTTCGAACGCGGTTATCTCCATGTCCTGAACGGTGTTG includes the following:
- the LOC124219163 gene encoding cytochrome b5-related protein-like, producing MTAKKMESTLIGLKYPSERGAGLKTGAGWLKGKRLDDGAEGLWRIGDKLYDLDGWARNHPGGSEWITLTQGTDITEAFEAHHVTLLAERLLPEFYVREATTPRSCPFTFKPDGFYRIFKERAREALKDVDFHRPTKTSNLIADFLFATTLLLCTMAAATQSWITIVASGIFLTWTLNAGHNYMHQRDNYRMWYMDLSPMSSKEWRIFHALSHHLYTNTLLDLEIIMFEPIFHLLPRKDKGLIPRNFAWLYSPLVYSLTYFIHAIKRIYSVFWEFGEPELRDAVPFLIPTLMCFVAPPLTAFITWAKVIFIASCHFSLVGLNAAHHHPDIYHDGDARREDTDWGLAQLDAVRDRVEIEPSIFLILTHYGSHTLHHLLPTVDHAYLHLCQPAFEQTCKEFGVSTELWTQWKLLKGQFKQLGNVEPKNTPNMR
- the LOC124219164 gene encoding cytochrome b5-related protein-like, which encodes MGAKERKESTLIGLKYPSFRDKAWKTGASWLDGKRKDDGIEGLWRVGDKLYDLAQWIGNHPGGAEWLTLSKGTDITEAFEAHHITSFAEQLLPKFYVRDATTPRSSPLTFKPDGFYRVFKSRAREALKGVDFHKPAKLSNFIIDSLCAGTLALCVTASATQLWAAIIAAAIFLTLTLIAGHNYIHLRDSFRMAYMDLSFLSSKEWRITHCLSHHLYANTILDFELSAFEPLFDYVPHEKGFITRRLSWLYSPLVYAIVYFVSGVKRIYSLAFEWCTLDYRDLTPFLIPALMCSVAPPSLALVTWMKVIVISSFHFGLIGVNAAHHHPDIYHDGDVHREDLDWGLAQIDAVRDRVEIQSSPFLVLTHLGWHTLHHLLPTVDHSYLHLCEPAFEQTCKEFGVNTDLWTQWNLFKGQFMQLQNTEPKKTPNTR
- the LOC124219162 gene encoding cytochrome b5-related protein-like, whose product is MGPKEKKESTLIGLKYPSFRDKAWKTGASWLDGKRKDDGIEGLWRVGDKLYDLAQWVGNHPGGAEWLTLTKGTDITEAFEAHHITSFAEQLLPKFYVRDATTPRSSPLTFKPDGFYRVFKSRVREALKGVDFHKPAKLSNLMSDSLCVGTLALCVTASATQSWAAIFAAAIFLTWTAVAGHNYMHLRDSFRMAYMDLSLLSSKEWRITHCLSHHLYANSILDFELSMFEPFFDYVPHEKGFITRRLSWLYTPSVYAGVYFMNGVKRIYSLAFEWGTLDYRDLTPFLIPALMCSVASPSLALAAWMKVIAISSFYFVLIGANAAHHHPDIYHDGDVHREDLDWGLAQIDAVRDRVEIEPSRFLIITHFGSHTLHHLLPTVDHSYLHLCEPAFEQTCKEFGVNTELWTQWKLFKGQFMQLQHTEPKKTPNTR